A part of Terriglobales bacterium genomic DNA contains:
- the rimM gene encoding ribosome maturation factor RimM (Essential for efficient processing of 16S rRNA) yields MDQAFITVARVVRAQGRHGEVAAELHTDFPERFAERTRLSALAADGSRRELALEGFWLHKGRVVLKFAGVDSIDAAEELAGVELQVPAADRTPLPEGAAYISDLVGAGLYDAGRLVGRIDDVQAGAGEARLLVVKAEGREWLIPFAAEYVKSFDVQGKRLEMALPQGMLELDAPLTEEEKREQRGEQTE; encoded by the coding sequence GTGGACCAGGCGTTCATCACCGTCGCGCGCGTCGTCCGCGCCCAGGGCCGGCACGGCGAGGTTGCCGCCGAGCTCCACACGGATTTTCCGGAGCGCTTTGCCGAGCGTACGCGTCTGTCGGCGCTCGCTGCCGATGGCTCGCGCCGCGAGCTCGCGCTGGAAGGGTTCTGGCTGCACAAGGGCCGCGTGGTGCTGAAGTTTGCGGGCGTCGATTCCATCGACGCCGCCGAGGAGTTGGCCGGGGTCGAGTTGCAGGTCCCGGCGGCTGACAGGACGCCGCTGCCCGAGGGCGCGGCCTACATCAGCGACCTGGTCGGCGCCGGCCTCTACGACGCGGGCCGCCTGGTCGGCAGGATCGACGACGTGCAGGCCGGCGCCGGCGAGGCGCGGCTGCTGGTGGTGAAGGCGGAAGGCCGGGAGTGGCTCATCCCCTTCGCCGCCGAGTACGTGAAGAGTTTTGATGTCCAGGGCAAGCGGCTCGAGATGGCGCTTCCCCAGGGCATGCTGGAGTTGGACGCGCCGCTCACCGAGGAAGAGAAGCGGGAGCAGCGCGGCGAGCAGACGGAATGA